In a genomic window of Longimicrobiales bacterium:
- a CDS encoding 1-acyl-sn-glycerol-3-phosphate acyltransferase — protein sequence MDASRLITRGAGWAAGVFQTIERVGGPIPTGPVLVVANHPNSLLDPLVVFRVAGRPTRPLAKAPLFKQRMVGTMLRGLGGLPVYRAQDDPSQMHRNEQTFRGAIDALRAGDAVQIYPEGKSHSDPSLAPMRTGAARIAIGAEHASGWSLGLKIVPVGLTYHGKDRFRGRVLAVIGEPFDIMDLRALHAADEVAAVRALTDRIAVRLADLTLNVAEHRDAELIDTAERLYAREKGVSRWRERDPLADRLPRMRAFARGLAWLRAHDAPRHQRLARAVGRYRRRSQLLGVADGDVPPRYTFAGTVRYIAVQTMLLLALALPALAGAIIWYPTWIAPKLTLRLVRPDYEAVATYKLATAFIAVPLTMLVAIAAGALVDGLRGALIAAAVVPLCGFSALAWRDRWGRFREDAQLFLRVLSRRDHQERLARDRAAIAAEFDELVEVSGALEVK from the coding sequence ATGGATGCCAGCCGGCTCATCACGCGCGGCGCCGGCTGGGCCGCCGGCGTGTTCCAGACGATCGAACGGGTGGGTGGGCCGATCCCCACCGGGCCCGTGCTCGTCGTCGCGAATCACCCCAACAGCCTGCTCGATCCGCTCGTCGTATTCCGCGTGGCCGGCCGGCCGACGCGTCCGCTCGCGAAAGCCCCGCTCTTCAAGCAGCGCATGGTCGGTACGATGCTGCGTGGCCTCGGAGGTCTCCCGGTTTACCGCGCGCAGGATGATCCGTCGCAGATGCATCGCAATGAGCAGACATTCCGCGGAGCCATCGATGCGCTGCGCGCGGGAGACGCCGTGCAGATCTACCCGGAAGGAAAGAGTCATTCGGATCCTTCGCTCGCGCCGATGCGCACGGGCGCAGCACGCATTGCAATCGGTGCGGAACACGCGTCCGGATGGTCGCTCGGTCTGAAGATCGTGCCCGTCGGCCTCACCTACCACGGCAAGGACCGCTTCCGCGGCCGCGTGCTGGCCGTCATCGGGGAGCCGTTCGACATCATGGACCTGCGCGCGCTGCATGCCGCGGACGAGGTCGCGGCCGTTCGCGCCCTGACGGACCGCATTGCAGTACGTCTCGCGGACCTGACACTCAACGTCGCGGAACACCGCGACGCGGAGCTGATCGATACCGCTGAACGGCTGTATGCACGGGAGAAGGGCGTGAGCCGGTGGCGCGAACGCGATCCGCTCGCCGATCGTCTCCCTCGCATGCGTGCGTTCGCCCGCGGCCTCGCCTGGCTGCGCGCGCACGACGCCCCCCGGCACCAGCGTCTCGCACGTGCTGTGGGTCGCTACCGCCGCCGCTCACAGCTGCTCGGCGTGGCCGACGGTGACGTGCCGCCCCGCTACACGTTCGCTGGTACCGTGCGCTATATCGCCGTTCAGACAATGCTGCTGCTCGCGCTCGCTCTTCCAGCGCTCGCCGGCGCCATCATCTGGTATCCGACCTGGATCGCGCCGAAGCTCACCCTGCGCCTGGTCCGGCCCGATTACGAAGCGGTCGCGACGTACAAGCTCGCGACGGCGTTCATCGCTGTACCGCTCACCATGCTGGTGGCGATCGCGGCGGGCGCACTCGTCGATGGACTCCGGGGCGCACTGATTGCCGCGGCCGTCGTACCGTTGTGCGGATTCTCGGCGCTCGCGTGGCGGGACCGCTGGGGCCGGTTCCGCGAGGACGCCCAGCTGTTCCTGCGGGTGCTCAGCCGGCGCGACCACCAGGAGCGTCTCGCACGCGATCGTGCCGCGATCGCAGCCGAGTTCGATGAGCTGGTCGAGGTGTCCGGAGCGCTGGAGGTGAAATAG
- a CDS encoding response regulator: protein MGPIIVVAEDNQPFRSMLVSTLAMNGYTPVPAADGHEALLRVKESMTAALLIDVSLPGMSGVRVVEVLRAQPEWAHLPVIGMSGYDLPDDEAELFTCFLHKPLVLAELLDYLNQLVPLTAHEDG from the coding sequence ATGGGACCGATCATCGTCGTCGCTGAGGACAATCAGCCGTTTCGATCCATGCTCGTATCCACACTGGCCATGAACGGGTATACGCCAGTTCCCGCCGCCGACGGGCATGAGGCCCTGCTTCGCGTGAAGGAATCGATGACCGCCGCGCTGCTGATCGACGTAAGCCTGCCGGGTATGAGCGGCGTGCGGGTAGTGGAGGTGCTGCGCGCGCAGCCCGAATGGGCGCATCTGCCGGTGATCGGCATGAGCGGCTATGACCTGCCGGATGACGAAGCGGAGCTCTTCACGTGTTTCCTGCACAAGCCGCTGGTCCTGGCTGAGTTGCTGGACTACCTCAACCAGCTCGTGCCGCTGACCGCTCATGAGGACGGATGA